The Peribacillus simplex genome contains the following window.
CCTAGTTCTGTCAGTTCCATTCTGAACGGCTGTAAATGGCCATTATCGGTTGCATGAATGAATTGTACATCACGCTCAGGTGTTTGTTCAGCTACCGCATGGACCATGCTCATGAAAGGCGTTATGCCAACGCCTCCGCTCAAGAATACTGCCGGTGTTCGTTTATCCAAGTCGATGGTGAAATCACCTGCAGGAGCCGTTACGTCAATACTGTCACCCATCTGAATGGATTCATGCAAGTAGTTAGAGACCCTTCCATCAGGTGAGGTTCCCGGCTTTTCTTTTTTAACGGAAATACGGAAATAATCTTTTCCCGGGACATCAGATAAACTATACTGACGGTTGAATAAATACGCTTCACCCGGTATCTCGATCCGAACGGTAATATATTGTCCCGGAAGAAATGCCGGAACCTTATCTCCATCTGATGGCTTTAGATAAAAGGATGTGATTACGTCACTTTCACGTACTTTTTCCACCACTGTGAATCGTTTGAAATCAGACCATCCTCCGACCTGATTGGAAGCTTCGTCGTACATTTCCTTTTCGATGCTAATGAAAACATCCGCAATGACTCCATACGCCTCTCCCCAAGCTTGAAGGATTTCTTCTGTGGCCGAATCTTGTAATACTTCCTTGATTGCACCTAATAGATGTTCTCCTACAATGGGATAATGTTCAGCTTTAACTGCGAGACTTCTATGTTTTTGTGCTATTTGCTTCACGGCCGGTAAAATCGTTTCAAGTTGATCTATATATTTGGCTGCTGCCAAAACCGTGTTGGCTAGTGCATTTTGCTGGCGCCCTTTTTTTTGATTGGCATGATTAAAGACATTTAATAATTCAGGATGTGCTTCGAAAAGATTTTTATAGAATACAGTTGTTATAGTTGTACCATGCACTTCTAAAACAGGTACGGTTGATTTTATAATATCGATCGTTTTCTGGGATAGCATAAATAAACCCCTCTTCTTAAACAAGTATTTTTAATACATGTTTATATTAGAACTTAATTGCATTAAAAGCAATATTTTTAATACATCTTTTTAGAAATTATGTTTTCATGTTTATAAAATGTTCACATTTATGATATAGTCAAATGGGGATAGAATGTGAGGCGATAAACATGAGGTTGACGAGTTATTCCGATTACTCACTTAGAGTGTTGATTTACCTGGCTTCCCACGACCAAAGCAAATTATCAAATATAAAAGAGATTTCTGAAGTTTATCAACTATCTAAAAATCATTTGATGAAGATTGTTCATAATCTAGGTAAACTAGGCTATATTGAGACGATACGCGGAAGAAATGGCGGTTTCCGGCTTGCAAAATCACCTGCTGACATAAATGTAGGGGAACTGGTGCGGAAAACCGAAGAGGACTTTTATCTAGTGGAATGTTTTAAAGATCACGATAACTGTGTGATTTCTCCCGTTTGTTCATTGAAATTTGTCCTTAATAATGCCTTGGATGCTTTTCTACAGGTCCTTGATCAATATACGATTGCAGACTTCAGCGAAAATAAAGTGATGCTCAAAGCCTATTTCGATTCGGTAAAGCAGAATGATGAAGAGCCCGATTTTTTATAATCGGGCTCTTTTTTCATTAACCGATGATCCGTTCGATCCGCCATTCCTTTTCCACCCGCAAATCAATGATCCCTTCACTGGTTTTTATTAAAACTTTAAGGGGATCGTACGGATTGATCATAATGATCGTCCAGGTTCGTTTATTAGTAAGCATGACTTCTTTTCCGACCAAGATGGTCATTAATCGGCTTATAAACTCCAGCAGGATTTCAGGATTGAATTTACCGAACATATCACTTTTCATTTGCTCAATCACCCTAAAAAACGGCATGGCCTATAATACTATATCCTCCATGACTTTGTGTGATGATGAAAGCAATTTTCGCTACTTACGAAAGGTCACTAAGTTCATTTCCCAGCTGTTTTAATTTTTCACCAACTGTACACTCTGAAATACAGAACTGATGGGCATACGAACGCCCCTTCTCTTTTCGAAAATGCTTTCGTAAAAAACAATCTTGGCAAAATGAAGCGAGAACATCTTCCACTTCTTCATATATTTTTTTCCTGTTCATTGTTGTTATGTCTCCTTTGACCCAGCAATTTCTATTTTGCTGAAAATGGCTTTTCCCTGAAGAGCAAGTGTTGCCAGGCGATCGGCTTCCTGGTTCTCTTTTCGGGAAATTGGCTTATAGACCGGAATGATCTTTAACTCATCCAGTTTCGCTTCAATGCGGTCCAGCCATTTATTTAAGTTTTCTTCCATACATGGCCATTCACCGGAAAGTTGATTTAAGACAACTAGAGAATCCCCTTTAAATACACAGCTTTGATGGTGGATTCCAAGTTCGTCCATCTGCCTGACCGCTTCATGAAAGGCCGCATATTCCGCTTCATTATTGGATTCGAATTGCTCCAATTTCACGTTGGTGCGTAACCTCCAGAACTTCTTACCTTGACGAAAATAAATGGCAACACCAATCCCTGCCACCTTTTCATCTTTTTGAAAACCGCCATCAAAAAAAACCGTCACATCCTGAGGCTCCTCCTCAACTTCAGTCAGGAGTTTTTTTAGCTCCTTCTTTGTCCATGCTGTATCGAATTCATCCTTGAATTCCACTTCTTTCAGCCTTCCTGCCTTTTCAAGATCTTCCGTAATGACCAGTGCAGTCCCGGCATCAAGCCAATCCGAAACGAAATCGGCAGATGGTTTTTTTGAAGCATGATATGTCCATTGCATAATTACCTTCAAAGATTTCCAGCTCCTTATCCATTCACCATTCATGCAGAACAGCTTACAATTTTCATACCTTTTTTTCGGTATACCATTTATAATATAATGTAAGCAATTGAATCATCTTTTAATTATAGTTCCCATACCAGGCTGAAATTCTCATGTTTCAATTTTAATTTTATATGAAATGTTTTTTTATCATAGTATATTAACTGTTAAACTCGAGGAGGAGCACATCTTGATCGAAGTGTATATTGATGGTGCCAGTGCGGGCAATCCAGGGCCGAGCGGCGCAGGTGTTTTCATTAATAATAACGGTGTGGTCGAGCGGCATTCCTTTCCGCTTGGAAATATGGAAAACCATGAAGCGGAGTACCATGCTTTAATCAAAGCATTGGAAATTTGTGTAGCCAATAAGTATCAAATCGTTTCTTTTCGTACTGACTCCCAAGCCATCAACCAGGCCATTGAAAAAAGATTTGCAAAAAATAAGTATGCCATATTGCTGGAAAGGGCTCTAAAGCTTTCCGACGAGCTTGAATTATTTTTCATAAAATGGATTCCAAATCTCGAAAACAAATCCGCGGATGAGTTGGCAAGACGGGCCATTCGCTTGAATAAAGCTTTAGGAAATTCATGAACAAGACAGCTGATTTTTCATTATTATTCGTTGTATTCATCTGGGGCGTCACTTTTGTAATGGTTCAAAATGCCCTATCTTTTCTTGAACCATTCACGTTCAATGCCGTCCGTTTCTTCATGGCCTTCGTTTTCTTGCTTATCCCTTATATATTGACTTTACACAAAAAGGGAAAAACCTGGAATAAGGGCCTTTTTAAAGCTGGGTTTCATATCGGAGTTTGGCTTTTTTTAGGCTATGGGCTTCAAACAATCGGATTGAATTATACTACTCCTGCGAAGACAGGCTTCATAACGGGATTAAGTGTCGTCATGGTACCGGTTTTTTCTCTGCTTCTTTTAAAACATAGGCTTTCCCGTAATACAATTATAGGTGTCACTGCCGCAACCGTTGGGCTTTATTTAATGACGTTCGCTGACCGGTCCAATTTGAATATCGGTGATTTATTGGTATTTTTATGCGCAATAAGTTTTGCCATGCAGATCATTACGACTGCTAGATATGCCAAGACCCTTCCCGCATTACCGTTGACGCTGATTCAGATTTCAACCGTATCTTTATTATCCTATGTTTCAGCCTTCATTTTCAAAGAGAATCATTCTATCATCTTCAGCTCGGAGGTCATGTTACAGAAAGACGTATGGACTGCTTTATTGGTTACGGCAGCCCTTGCCACTGCGTTCGCCTTTTTCGCACAAACCTTCTTCCAAGCCTATACGACACCTACGAGAGTCGCATTGATTTTTTCAATGGAACCGGTTTTTGCTGCGTTATCCTCATACATATTGATAGGGGAAAAATTGACTTCCGCTTCCATCATTGGCTGTGCATTCATTTTCTTGGGGATGATACTTGCTGATCTGCCTGTTAATAAAAAGAAACCGATAGCAAAGGAGTTTTCTTGAAAAGCCATAAAAATAAATCGGACTTCAAAGTAACGAAGTCCGATTTATTTAAGCAGCCCCTGTTCTTTTGCAAACGATACTGCTTCACTGCGGGTTTTAATACCATTTTGTTTTAAGTTTTCCAAAAAGGAAATATAAAAGCTGCCATCAAAACTCTTTTGAACCTTCAAAGTCAATTCTATTGCAGCATTGACTAAAATATCACTTGCTTCCGTGTAGCGCTTACCAAAATAAATAAAACCAATATCGTCGCTACCAAAAGTGAATCCCTTACCCTCTAAAAAACTAACATACTCTTCAGTTGATCTCGCCACTTCTGCATCCACTCCATACTTCATGCCTTATTTTCATCTTACCGTATATCAAAGATTTTGACTATCCATTTTTCGACAAAAAATTCACCGTATAAATTAAAGGAGCTCCCCTTGGGGAGCTCCGAAATTTTCATTATTAAATCATTTTTAGTAAAGCCCTGAATTCATGATCCCTAGCCAGATTTTTGACCTTCTCGCGAT
Protein-coding sequences here:
- the hmpA gene encoding NO-inducible flavohemoprotein; the protein is MLSQKTIDIIKSTVPVLEVHGTTITTVFYKNLFEAHPELLNVFNHANQKKGRQQNALANTVLAAAKYIDQLETILPAVKQIAQKHRSLAVKAEHYPIVGEHLLGAIKEVLQDSATEEILQAWGEAYGVIADVFISIEKEMYDEASNQVGGWSDFKRFTVVEKVRESDVITSFYLKPSDGDKVPAFLPGQYITVRIEIPGEAYLFNRQYSLSDVPGKDYFRISVKKEKPGTSPDGRVSNYLHESIQMGDSIDVTAPAGDFTIDLDKRTPAVFLSGGVGITPFMSMVHAVAEQTPERDVQFIHATDNGHLQPFRMELTELGHKLTNYQLSFVFKNPSEDDKHLPNFEKEGYIDKELVSSFVKPEADYYVCGPVPFMKAIITYLKELGIDTDKIHYEFFGPAMAL
- a CDS encoding RrF2 family transcriptional regulator, encoding MRLTSYSDYSLRVLIYLASHDQSKLSNIKEISEVYQLSKNHLMKIVHNLGKLGYIETIRGRNGGFRLAKSPADINVGELVRKTEEDFYLVECFKDHDNCVISPVCSLKFVLNNALDAFLQVLDQYTIADFSENKVMLKAYFDSVKQNDEEPDFL
- a CDS encoding zinc-finger domain-containing protein, whose protein sequence is MNRKKIYEEVEDVLASFCQDCFLRKHFRKEKGRSYAHQFCISECTVGEKLKQLGNELSDLS
- a CDS encoding reverse transcriptase-like protein, which codes for MKVIMQWTYHASKKPSADFVSDWLDAGTALVITEDLEKAGRLKEVEFKDEFDTAWTKKELKKLLTEVEEEPQDVTVFFDGGFQKDEKVAGIGVAIYFRQGKKFWRLRTNVKLEQFESNNEAEYAAFHEAVRQMDELGIHHQSCVFKGDSLVVLNQLSGEWPCMEENLNKWLDRIEAKLDELKIIPVYKPISRKENQEADRLATLALQGKAIFSKIEIAGSKET
- a CDS encoding reverse transcriptase-like protein, yielding MIEVYIDGASAGNPGPSGAGVFINNNGVVERHSFPLGNMENHEAEYHALIKALEICVANKYQIVSFRTDSQAINQAIEKRFAKNKYAILLERALKLSDELELFFIKWIPNLENKSADELARRAIRLNKALGNS
- a CDS encoding DMT family transporter, translating into MNKTADFSLLFVVFIWGVTFVMVQNALSFLEPFTFNAVRFFMAFVFLLIPYILTLHKKGKTWNKGLFKAGFHIGVWLFLGYGLQTIGLNYTTPAKTGFITGLSVVMVPVFSLLLLKHRLSRNTIIGVTAATVGLYLMTFADRSNLNIGDLLVFLCAISFAMQIITTARYAKTLPALPLTLIQISTVSLLSYVSAFIFKENHSIIFSSEVMLQKDVWTALLVTAALATAFAFFAQTFFQAYTTPTRVALIFSMEPVFAALSSYILIGEKLTSASIIGCAFIFLGMILADLPVNKKKPIAKEFS
- a CDS encoding DUF6123 family protein: MDAEVARSTEEYVSFLEGKGFTFGSDDIGFIYFGKRYTEASDILVNAAIELTLKVQKSFDGSFYISFLENLKQNGIKTRSEAVSFAKEQGLLK